Proteins co-encoded in one Paracrocinitomix mangrovi genomic window:
- a CDS encoding M23 family metallopeptidase has product MKYLFMDPAPTASVEQINDNSRVIDSLKTEIESRQKYFNDLQMILTDQPFEDSLKAIENDTLLTNYEPHFDISEEDSLLREKFENQSSLDEKNQVSIDFYSAPVKGTVSKSFDRSQGHYGVDVVTEKGAPIKSCLDGTVIFSAWSQDDGMVVIVQHSGELISVYKHCSSLLKKIGDKIQTTDPIAIVGSTGAHSSGPHLHFELWKRGIPLNPQEFINFSK; this is encoded by the coding sequence ATGAAATATCTATTCATGGATCCGGCTCCAACTGCTTCTGTTGAACAAATAAATGACAATAGCAGAGTTATAGACTCTTTAAAAACCGAGATTGAATCTCGACAAAAATATTTTAATGACCTTCAGATGATTCTTACGGATCAACCTTTTGAGGATAGTTTGAAAGCAATAGAAAACGATACGCTTTTAACCAACTACGAGCCTCACTTTGATATATCAGAAGAAGATTCACTTTTGAGAGAAAAATTTGAAAACCAATCATCTCTTGACGAAAAAAACCAGGTTTCTATTGACTTTTATTCCGCGCCGGTAAAAGGTACTGTATCTAAATCTTTTGACAGATCTCAAGGACATTATGGGGTTGACGTAGTAACTGAAAAAGGCGCTCCGATAAAAAGTTGTTTAGACGGAACGGTAATTTTTTCTGCCTGGAGTCAGGATGACGGAATGGTAGTAATAGTACAACATTCAGGGGAGTTAATTTCAGTGTATAAACATTGTTCTTCTCTTCTTAAAAAAATAGGTGACAAAATACAAACAACTGATCCAATTGCCATTGTAGGCAGTACAGGAGCACATTCATCAGGTCCTCATTTGCACTTTGAACTTTGGAAAAGAGGCATCCCTTTGAACCCTCAAGAATTTATCAATTTTTCGAAATAA
- a CDS encoding choice-of-anchor L domain-containing protein — MKKLVYILLSLMATFIVGNTYAQLTTSNAATPTQLVENTLVGNGVAVSNVVYTGNAEAIGSFNGANTNLGLASGVILTTGTVLNTGGILGGSQGPHGPNDSGSAGVDNGNPGYSPLTSLAGADTYNAAVLEFDFVPQSDTVKFRYVFGSEEYPEYVDGGFNDAFAFFISGPGILGTQNMATIPGGGGIVSIDNINNGNTNSGPCQNCAYYINNGTGSTAPQNGSDFYIQYDGFTVVMEAISKVQCGQTYHLVIAIADAGDGAYDSGIFLEANSLESFAPIDMSYSLALDGYGDNYTMAEGCETATVTVSRPSNNAQDAITIPVMVSGTATEGVDYSNVPASINFASGQTSVSFDLDVFSDGISEGTESVIIQLNQPDPCGNNNFITIELAIQDVNPLQATIPDVDVHCPGEDAVLEVQVTGGLEPYTYSWGVGGSDDNITVNPTTTTSYDVTVNDACLQSPVTVSGTVNVPNYPPVIMVTSPDTSVLCPNTPQTLLAEATGGDGNFVYTWYQGTSVIGSGTSQGVSPMVTTTYTVGVLDGCGVEIFSDIIVTVEASVLELEMSPDQLVCPGDSAVIWVEASEGLGNYTYYWHHSGETTPEVTVWPNHTTTYTVSVEDECHTYHIDGQTVVEVVRPEANFNILTDEPMEDLLVSFQNTTNGGVTWYWDFGNGDNSTANSPNTTYDAAGWYDVTLIAYNIIGCSDTVTKPIYIKPEFYFYAPNAFTPDGNRLNNNYEVSVIGATGFEFQIFNRWGELIYATTDQYFKWDGNYDGAPVQDGVLVWRAKVVDREENVHTFQGHITILR, encoded by the coding sequence TTGAAGAAATTAGTTTACATATTGTTGAGTTTGATGGCGACTTTTATAGTTGGCAACACTTATGCTCAATTAACTACCTCTAATGCAGCAACACCAACGCAACTTGTTGAAAACACTTTGGTTGGAAATGGAGTTGCAGTTTCAAATGTTGTTTACACCGGAAATGCTGAAGCAATTGGGTCTTTTAATGGTGCAAATACTAATCTTGGATTGGCTTCAGGAGTAATACTTACTACAGGAACAGTTTTAAATACAGGTGGAATCTTAGGAGGTTCACAAGGTCCTCATGGTCCTAATGATTCTGGTAGTGCAGGTGTTGATAATGGAAATCCGGGCTACTCTCCTTTAACGTCTTTGGCGGGTGCAGACACTTATAATGCGGCGGTTTTAGAATTCGACTTTGTTCCTCAATCTGATACAGTAAAATTCAGATATGTTTTTGGCTCAGAAGAGTACCCTGAATATGTTGACGGAGGATTCAATGATGCTTTTGCCTTCTTTATTTCAGGTCCCGGTATTTTAGGAACCCAAAACATGGCAACAATTCCGGGAGGTGGAGGTATCGTTTCTATTGATAATATCAATAATGGTAATACTAATTCTGGTCCATGTCAAAATTGTGCTTATTACATTAATAATGGAACAGGTTCTACAGCTCCACAAAATGGAAGTGATTTCTATATTCAATATGATGGGTTCACTGTAGTAATGGAAGCAATTTCTAAAGTGCAATGCGGACAAACTTATCATTTGGTTATCGCTATTGCTGATGCAGGAGATGGTGCATATGATTCGGGAATATTTTTAGAAGCAAATAGCTTAGAGAGTTTTGCTCCAATTGATATGTCATATAGTTTAGCATTAGATGGTTATGGAGATAATTATACAATGGCAGAAGGTTGTGAGACAGCAACTGTAACCGTTTCAAGACCTTCAAATAACGCACAAGATGCTATAACTATTCCAGTAATGGTTTCAGGTACAGCAACAGAAGGTGTTGATTATAGTAATGTGCCGGCAAGCATCAATTTCGCTTCAGGACAAACTTCTGTTTCTTTTGATTTAGATGTTTTTTCAGATGGGATATCAGAAGGAACAGAAAGTGTTATTATTCAATTAAATCAACCGGACCCTTGCGGAAATAACAACTTTATTACAATTGAATTGGCGATACAGGATGTAAATCCGCTACAAGCAACCATTCCGGATGTGGATGTTCATTGTCCCGGGGAAGATGCTGTACTTGAAGTACAGGTAACCGGAGGTTTGGAACCATATACATACAGCTGGGGTGTTGGAGGTTCAGATGATAATATTACCGTCAATCCAACAACTACAACTTCATATGATGTTACAGTAAATGATGCATGTTTACAATCTCCGGTAACAGTTTCTGGAACAGTTAATGTGCCCAATTATCCACCTGTAATTATGGTTACTTCACCTGACACTTCTGTGCTTTGTCCAAATACTCCTCAAACACTTCTAGCAGAGGCTACCGGAGGTGATGGGAATTTTGTTTACACATGGTATCAAGGAACTTCGGTTATAGGAAGTGGTACTTCTCAAGGGGTATCACCAATGGTTACAACTACTTACACGGTAGGAGTTTTAGATGGATGTGGAGTGGAGATATTTAGTGACATTATTGTAACAGTGGAAGCTTCAGTATTAGAGCTTGAAATGAGTCCTGATCAATTAGTTTGTCCTGGAGATTCTGCCGTAATTTGGGTAGAGGCTTCAGAAGGATTAGGTAACTATACATATTACTGGCATCATTCAGGTGAAACAACACCAGAGGTAACTGTTTGGCCAAATCATACCACTACATATACAGTTTCTGTTGAAGATGAATGTCATACTTATCATATAGATGGTCAAACTGTTGTAGAAGTAGTTAGACCTGAAGCTAATTTCAATATCCTAACTGATGAACCAATGGAGGATTTATTAGTGTCATTCCAAAACACTACTAATGGAGGTGTGACCTGGTATTGGGATTTTGGAAATGGTGATAATTCAACTGCTAATTCTCCAAACACTACTTATGATGCAGCCGGTTGGTATGATGTTACATTAATTGCCTACAATATTATTGGATGTTCTGATACTGTTACCAAGCCAATCTATATTAAGCCTGAGTTTTATTTTTATGCACCAAACGCATTTACACCTGATGGAAACAGGTTAAATAATAATTATGAAGTTTCTGTAATCGGAGCAACAGGATTTGAATTTCAGATTTTCAACAGATGGGGAGAATTGATTTATGCTACAACGGATCAATATTTTAAATGGGATGGAAACTATGACGGTGCCCCTGTTCAGGATGGTGTTCTAGTTTGGCGTGCAAAAGTTGTAGATAGAGAAGAAAACGTTCATACTTTTCAAGGTCATATTACCATTTTAAGGTAA
- a CDS encoding serine hydrolase domain-containing protein — translation MLLSRLSLLVFSLLIVVLSSCGGDEIKETSDVEFDDSNTAWIDSIFGDLSAKEQYYQHLIFEIPATYQTNADSLITWIGINQPGAIKFQSWNYDSIQYVKQAVDTLDIIQPIYYTNFFEFLNLPKYPYWDANVKNQSLKLTRIFQKGRMNLLDFQGELNPQKEHQEWIAKLKNEQSVFPVTGGYKDKNVKEEFEDFMKSLSQDNHLHLSIFQMDTVDFNNFRNNAGFKGLFIVESKEGAINGMLSKGADLLVKNIELPDQFDKWNEASEEYEQSTKRILDLKSQINNDIKEQHLESEATFSRLNYLHNGVTLIADKSKLVPFKGRFNLYAPDKLNISLKVRRECNVSNYESDLTLKSVEKIVDAKGSKVIVLSDTVQLEVLDYLNGISKEANTLVCFSSIEQYSKLSASPNLCFIPSINFCSPDVFVQQLSSRINLDGNFVSKDSVLKGKEVEKTLLARTVPEFVGYDQDTLYGINWAVKNAMNGRAFPGCQVLLAKNGCIIYDQQFGFHSYDRQKQVTEESIYDLASITKVLATTMVGMKLYEMGKYNLQDSLEDYLPDTLRKHLPYPSTIRNITFHELFIHKSGLPAGFPLIRFLDYTSENVGRFDKYYCDISDTAYCIEVAENFYMEKEYEDSMWLKLNQIWLDKNKPYKYSDVNMNTLYYMFKSIIQNSPRDFGFTEPAKKLKDKDLFVEFLYNTYYKPLGMDRSRYKPLLHFNKNGIVPTENESFWRKQLLQGYVHDPNAALMGGIAGNAGLFSTTNDMAKLCQMLLNKGTYGGKRYLKTETVQKFTSVAEDSHRGLGFNKRTISTTGFGMADSSSIDTYGHTGFTGTCFWIDPQEDLIYIFLSNRVHPKVNNRIYQYGIRKRIHNTAYAARLNY, via the coding sequence ATGTTGCTGAGTAGATTATCACTCCTTGTATTTTCACTGCTTATTGTTGTCTTATCATCTTGTGGAGGTGATGAAATTAAAGAGACATCTGATGTTGAGTTTGATGATAGCAACACAGCTTGGATTGACTCAATTTTTGGAGACTTATCTGCCAAGGAACAATATTATCAGCATCTTATATTTGAAATTCCTGCTACTTATCAAACCAACGCAGATTCACTTATTACCTGGATAGGAATAAACCAACCGGGTGCTATAAAGTTTCAATCATGGAATTATGACAGTATTCAATATGTCAAACAAGCCGTTGATACATTAGATATCATCCAACCAATTTATTATACCAATTTCTTCGAATTTTTGAATTTACCTAAGTATCCATATTGGGATGCCAATGTCAAAAATCAATCTTTAAAATTGACAAGAATCTTTCAAAAAGGAAGAATGAATTTGCTCGATTTTCAAGGAGAGTTAAATCCACAAAAAGAACATCAAGAGTGGATTGCGAAATTAAAAAATGAACAGTCAGTTTTTCCTGTTACCGGCGGATACAAAGACAAAAATGTAAAAGAGGAATTTGAAGATTTCATGAAAAGCTTAAGTCAGGACAATCATCTGCATTTAAGTATTTTTCAAATGGATACTGTTGACTTTAATAATTTCAGGAATAATGCCGGATTTAAAGGACTATTCATAGTGGAATCCAAAGAAGGAGCAATAAACGGCATGCTTTCAAAAGGAGCTGATTTATTGGTAAAGAATATTGAATTACCGGATCAATTTGATAAGTGGAATGAAGCTTCTGAAGAATACGAACAAAGTACCAAGAGAATTTTAGATTTAAAAAGCCAGATTAACAATGACATCAAAGAACAACATCTTGAATCTGAAGCCACTTTTAGCCGATTAAATTATCTCCACAACGGTGTGACCTTAATAGCTGATAAAAGCAAATTAGTTCCCTTTAAAGGTCGTTTCAATTTATATGCGCCTGACAAATTAAATATTAGTTTAAAAGTAAGAAGAGAATGTAATGTCAGTAATTATGAATCTGATTTAACCTTGAAGTCTGTAGAAAAAATAGTTGATGCAAAAGGGAGCAAAGTAATTGTGTTAAGTGATACTGTTCAATTAGAAGTGCTGGATTATTTGAACGGAATTAGTAAAGAAGCGAATACGCTTGTGTGTTTTTCGAGTATTGAGCAGTATAGTAAATTATCTGCATCACCTAATCTGTGTTTTATTCCTTCAATAAATTTTTGTTCTCCTGACGTTTTTGTTCAACAATTGAGCAGTAGAATAAACCTAGATGGAAACTTTGTTTCAAAAGATTCTGTCCTAAAAGGGAAAGAAGTTGAAAAAACACTATTAGCCAGAACAGTTCCTGAGTTTGTCGGATATGATCAGGATACATTATATGGAATTAACTGGGCGGTTAAAAATGCAATGAACGGAAGAGCTTTTCCGGGTTGTCAAGTTTTATTGGCTAAAAATGGATGTATTATTTATGACCAGCAATTTGGATTTCATTCCTATGATAGACAAAAACAAGTAACAGAAGAATCAATTTATGACCTAGCGTCTATTACTAAAGTGTTGGCCACAACCATGGTTGGAATGAAACTTTACGAAATGGGTAAGTATAATCTACAAGACAGCTTAGAAGATTATCTACCTGATACGCTTCGTAAACATTTGCCATATCCAAGTACAATTAGAAATATCACTTTTCATGAGTTGTTTATTCATAAAAGTGGATTGCCGGCCGGTTTTCCACTCATAAGATTTCTAGATTATACCTCAGAAAACGTTGGTAGGTTTGACAAGTATTATTGCGATATTTCAGATACTGCCTACTGTATTGAAGTGGCCGAGAATTTTTATATGGAAAAGGAATATGAGGATTCAATGTGGTTGAAGTTGAACCAGATTTGGTTGGATAAAAACAAACCATATAAATACAGTGATGTCAATATGAATACACTTTATTATATGTTTAAAAGCATTATTCAAAATTCACCAAGGGACTTTGGTTTCACTGAACCGGCTAAGAAATTAAAGGACAAAGATCTTTTTGTAGAATTTCTTTATAACACTTATTATAAACCCTTGGGAATGGATCGTTCAAGGTATAAGCCATTGCTTCATTTTAATAAAAATGGAATTGTGCCAACAGAAAATGAATCATTTTGGCGAAAACAATTGTTGCAGGGATATGTTCACGATCCAAATGCTGCTCTAATGGGAGGAATAGCAGGAAATGCTGGTTTGTTTTCAACTACGAATGATATGGCCAAACTTTGTCAAATGCTTTTGAACAAAGGGACGTATGGAGGAAAACGCTACCTAAAAACAGAAACTGTACAAAAATTTACTTCAGTTGCAGAAGATTCGCACCGTGGACTTGGATTTAACAAGAGAACAATTTCAACCACCGGATTTGGAATGGCAGATTCTTCCTCTATTGACACATATGGGCATACTGGATTTACCGGTACTTGTTTTTGGATTGATCCACAAGAAGATTTGATTTATATTTTCCTATCAAATAGAGTGCACCCTAAAGTAAATAACCGTATTTATCAATACGGAATCAGAAAGAGAATTCACAACACTGCTTACGCGGCTAGGTTGAATTATTAA
- a CDS encoding SDR family oxidoreductase, protein MNLDLSGKTAIVCGSTQGIGKASAEELANMGANIILIARNEDKLRIVQSELDQSKGQKHEYLVADFSKADELQQKLDAFLPGKSVHILINNTGGPAGGPAHTASIEEYRIAFNMHLICNQILAQAVIDKMKDAGYGRIINIISTSVKQPLPNLGVSNTIRGAVANWSKTLANELGQFNITVNNVLPGATSTARLDQIIGNKADKTGKSKEDILAEMSAASPMNRVARPEEVANAVAFLASPAASYINGINVPVDGGRTKSL, encoded by the coding sequence ATGAATTTAGATTTAAGTGGGAAAACTGCTATTGTCTGCGGATCAACTCAAGGAATAGGTAAAGCTTCAGCTGAAGAATTGGCCAATATGGGAGCCAATATTATTTTAATAGCAAGAAATGAAGACAAGTTAAGAATTGTTCAATCAGAACTTGATCAATCAAAAGGACAAAAGCACGAGTATCTTGTAGCCGATTTTTCAAAGGCGGATGAACTTCAACAAAAACTTGATGCTTTTCTTCCGGGTAAATCAGTTCATATATTAATCAATAATACAGGTGGACCTGCAGGTGGACCTGCTCATACTGCTTCAATAGAAGAATATAGAATTGCCTTTAATATGCACCTAATCTGTAATCAAATTTTGGCGCAAGCTGTAATTGACAAAATGAAAGATGCAGGCTATGGTAGAATTATCAATATAATTAGTACTTCTGTTAAACAGCCATTACCAAATCTCGGTGTTTCAAATACAATTAGGGGTGCTGTAGCCAATTGGAGTAAAACTTTAGCAAATGAACTTGGACAGTTCAATATTACTGTAAACAATGTATTGCCGGGAGCTACAAGTACTGCCAGATTGGATCAGATTATTGGAAATAAAGCGGATAAGACAGGAAAATCAAAAGAAGATATTTTAGCTGAAATGAGTGCTGCTTCACCAATGAACAGAGTTGCCAGACCAGAGGAAGTTGCCAATGCGGTGGCATTTTTAGCATCACCTGCGGCAAGCTATATCAACGGAATAAATGTTCCTGTTGATGGTGGTAGAACTAAAAGTCTTTAA
- a CDS encoding helix-turn-helix domain-containing protein: protein MRRENSIAVLPIIPLSSIKEDHFFCDGLSEEIINAISHLKELFVTSRTSSFHFKNTSLEVSEIAADLGVKYIIEGSLRRFEDQFKITIQIVNAVGDFHIWSEVFDFENENIFKIQESVATSVKDALKKLLNTNDKAENLISSPHTSIEAFELNLKAKDLSTDLSGSSVKLALELIEKALEIDPENDAFISTKALLVTTLGINGSWPLHLAGRQALDLCEEALRFNNKNMDALAVKGYLIFVITGDVDLFYENINTVLREKPRDVLALHFVSIIESALGNYNKSMEANELAYEIDPMSPLPKYLRFLNLMRLRKYEEALEEANNFVKDHPNHLNAHNIRGHILLRLKKPKEALKQWSNLPGPNGETIKFYGGISMAYAIMGLISKAEENLALSKQHDKNLNLSYCENPSVFVNLFLGRFEEAFSVLEEDVKIGKWYTRFYRANPYIDPILNNPRSAILENALVGTYTYGEVEKVKYAKSGLTEDDLLAIEIQLNDYIEEHKPFLDPKINLKKLAKKLNVSPNNLSQVINTQNNKNFFDYINSLRIKHLLEMLNDRQNEKFTILSLAYEAGFNSKSTFNASFKKLTGLTPTEYIKSIEVEV, encoded by the coding sequence ATGAGAAGAGAAAACTCTATAGCGGTTTTACCAATTATTCCTCTTTCGTCCATAAAGGAAGATCATTTTTTCTGTGATGGTTTATCAGAAGAAATAATTAACGCCATTTCTCATCTCAAAGAATTGTTTGTCACTTCCAGAACTTCTTCATTTCATTTTAAAAACACCTCTTTAGAAGTTTCTGAAATTGCAGCTGATCTGGGTGTTAAATACATAATTGAAGGTTCATTAAGAAGATTTGAAGATCAATTTAAAATCACTATTCAAATTGTAAATGCGGTTGGAGATTTTCACATTTGGTCTGAAGTTTTTGATTTTGAAAATGAAAACATATTCAAAATTCAAGAAAGTGTAGCTACATCTGTAAAAGATGCACTTAAAAAACTTCTCAACACCAATGATAAAGCAGAAAACCTTATAAGTTCACCTCATACTTCTATTGAGGCTTTTGAATTAAATTTAAAAGCAAAAGACTTATCTACTGATCTATCTGGTTCCAGTGTCAAATTAGCATTAGAATTAATAGAAAAAGCTTTAGAAATTGATCCTGAAAATGACGCTTTCATTAGTACAAAGGCTTTACTTGTAACCACATTAGGGATAAATGGGTCATGGCCACTGCATTTAGCAGGAAGACAAGCGCTAGACTTATGTGAAGAAGCACTTAGATTCAACAATAAAAATATGGACGCCCTGGCTGTTAAAGGGTACCTAATTTTTGTAATTACCGGTGATGTTGATTTATTTTATGAAAATATCAATACCGTACTCAGGGAAAAACCTAGAGATGTTTTGGCGCTACATTTTGTTTCAATAATTGAATCTGCTCTAGGCAATTATAACAAATCAATGGAGGCTAATGAACTAGCATATGAAATTGATCCAATGTCTCCTTTACCTAAATACTTGCGTTTTTTGAATTTAATGAGATTGAGAAAGTATGAAGAGGCATTGGAAGAGGCTAATAATTTTGTCAAAGATCATCCTAACCACCTTAACGCGCATAATATAAGAGGCCATATTTTATTGAGGTTAAAAAAACCAAAAGAGGCCCTAAAACAATGGAGTAATTTGCCGGGACCTAATGGTGAAACAATTAAATTTTATGGGGGGATTTCTATGGCATATGCCATAATGGGATTGATATCAAAAGCAGAGGAAAATCTAGCATTATCTAAACAACACGATAAAAATTTAAATCTAAGCTATTGTGAGAACCCATCTGTTTTTGTGAATTTATTTTTAGGTCGATTTGAAGAAGCTTTTAGTGTATTAGAAGAGGACGTTAAAATTGGGAAATGGTATACAAGATTTTATAGAGCGAATCCATACATTGACCCTATATTGAACAACCCAAGATCAGCTATTCTTGAAAATGCCCTTGTTGGAACTTATACCTATGGTGAAGTTGAAAAAGTAAAATATGCCAAGTCAGGATTAACAGAAGATGATTTATTGGCAATAGAAATTCAACTCAATGATTATATTGAAGAGCACAAGCCATTTTTGGATCCTAAGATTAATCTTAAAAAACTGGCTAAAAAATTAAATGTCAGTCCAAACAACCTTTCACAGGTTATCAATACTCAAAATAATAAGAACTTTTTTGACTACATAAATTCGTTGAGAATTAAACATTTACTTGAAATGCTCAATGATAGACAAAATGAAAAATTCACCATTTTGTCATTGGCCTATGAAGCTGGATTTAATTCGAAATCAACATTCAATGCTTCTTTTAAAAAACTTACCGGTCTAACTCCTACAGAATACATTAAGTCTATTGAAGTTGAAGTATAA